Proteins found in one Thermodesulfobacteriota bacterium genomic segment:
- a CDS encoding glycine zipper 2TM domain-containing protein encodes MKTIKHLLFASLCLLVLNACETVRPTSQRTYEGGAVGAVLGGIAGALLDRENPWRGGVIGGALGAVAGATITEISARAAKEAHASGRPVEYRTEDGRTIYRADPVGYDASTKCTKIQERIWQDGKLVKEEIKEVCEGTKYERRY; translated from the coding sequence ATGAAGACTATTAAGCATTTGCTTTTTGCGAGTCTTTGTCTTTTGGTGTTAAATGCGTGCGAGACCGTTCGGCCAACATCCCAGCGCACTTACGAGGGTGGGGCTGTGGGAGCGGTACTAGGTGGAATAGCCGGCGCCTTGCTTGATAGAGAGAATCCGTGGCGGGGTGGGGTAATAGGCGGTGCACTTGGAGCTGTTGCGGGAGCTACAATCACTGAGATATCTGCGAGGGCTGCAAAAGAAGCACACGCATCGGGAAGACCTGTTGAATACAGAACAGAGGATGGTAGAACAATCTACAGGGCTGATCCCGTAGGATACGACGCATCGACCAAATGTACAAAGATACAGGAGAGAATTTGGCAGGATGGTAAGTTAGTAAAAGAAGAGATAAAAGAGGTGTGCGAGGGGACAAAATACGAAAGACGGTATTAA
- a CDS encoding MBL fold metallo-hydrolase, whose product MPKVIEGVYFVPGKDEMIPDAHTYIIGYPTSKDLCLIDPGLIGKAKYKLDSIRKMGVALEDIKRIILTHTHFDHLSAITEIKEKIPWAELWVHEIESELMEQGDERLIYGMEMFRQMCQAQYGIKEGAFRMKIHKKLKEGEVLNIGGMSWQVLHIPGHSAGSIGLYCPSQRVLISGDVIYADYAIGRFDLFSADRHALHESLRRLSKLDVDILLPGHNRIVTNPPSGYIKATLAQWEPYLL is encoded by the coding sequence GTGCCTAAAGTAATTGAAGGAGTATACTTCGTTCCAGGCAAAGACGAAATGATACCGGATGCTCACACTTATATCATCGGATATCCAACTTCGAAAGATCTTTGTCTCATTGATCCGGGCCTTATAGGTAAAGCGAAGTATAAACTTGATTCCATTAGAAAGATGGGAGTCGCGCTCGAAGATATAAAGAGGATAATCTTGACCCATACCCATTTCGACCATTTAAGTGCTATAACTGAGATTAAAGAAAAAATTCCATGGGCTGAGCTTTGGGTTCATGAAATAGAAAGTGAGCTTATGGAACAAGGGGACGAGCGATTAATTTACGGCATGGAAATGTTTAGGCAGATGTGTCAGGCACAGTACGGGATAAAAGAGGGTGCCTTCCGCATGAAGATCCATAAGAAACTTAAGGAGGGAGAAGTCTTAAATATCGGTGGGATGTCTTGGCAAGTACTTCACATCCCTGGTCATTCGGCAGGTAGTATCGGCCTATATTGTCCCTCTCAAAGGGTTCTAATTTCTGGAGATGTGATCTATGCTGACTATGCCATCGGTCGTTTCGATCTCTTCAGTGCAGATAGACATGCCTTACATGAGTCGCTTAGGCGTCTTTCGAAACTTGACGTGGATATTCTCCTTCCCGGTCACAACCGCATTGTGACGAATCCACCTTCCGGCTATATAAAAGCAACTTTAGCTCAATGGGAGCCCTACCTTCTCTAA